One window of Aliarcobacter lanthieri genomic DNA carries:
- a CDS encoding flagellar biosynthetic protein FliQ: MDLLAISQNTVKLILLIGLPSLIVSMIIGLIISIFSAVTQVNDASLSFVPKMIIVSIFILITLPWVGEHMQTFATELWNIILVFGN; this comes from the coding sequence GATTTACTAGCAATCTCACAAAATACTGTTAAATTAATATTATTAATAGGGCTTCCCTCTTTGATTGTTAGTATGATTATAGGGTTGATTATATCTATATTTTCAGCAGTTACACAAGTAAACGATGCTTCATTGTCTTTTGTTCCTAAGATGATAATTGTTTCTATTTTTATTTTGATTACTTTACCTTGGGTTGGTGAACATATGCAAACTTTTGCAACTGAACTTTGGAATATAATTCTAGTTTTTGGGAATTAA